The following proteins are co-located in the Microbacterium sp. Clip185 genome:
- a CDS encoding ferritin-like fold-containing protein, whose protein sequence is MWEWFRRRSRPAGRTLRLRSRGEYDGITRVDFAELAPDIDTFLGQAAYLQLGFFETLTELIALTPELARKEAISRAAGAALRKHEQLVAVIRDRDEDPTALMLPFREPLDAFRAEVHGVRWPETMLSVHLTAGMLDDFYLALSASYGETGLRVARALEADDARGALVDILLETLGESEEWPSLLALWGRRLVGDTLLIARAALKGTENTTAMQETVEPVFTELMAAHARRMESLGLSS, encoded by the coding sequence GTGTGGGAATGGTTCCGACGTCGTTCGAGGCCCGCGGGCCGCACGCTGCGCCTGCGCTCACGCGGGGAGTACGACGGCATCACGCGCGTCGACTTCGCCGAGCTCGCGCCCGACATCGACACCTTCCTCGGCCAAGCCGCCTATCTGCAGCTCGGCTTCTTCGAGACGCTCACCGAACTCATCGCGTTGACACCCGAACTCGCCCGCAAGGAGGCGATCTCTCGCGCTGCGGGCGCCGCACTGCGCAAGCACGAGCAGCTGGTCGCGGTCATCCGCGATCGCGATGAGGACCCGACCGCGCTCATGCTGCCCTTCCGCGAGCCGCTCGACGCCTTCCGCGCCGAGGTGCACGGCGTGCGGTGGCCCGAGACGATGCTCTCGGTGCACCTGACCGCGGGCATGCTCGACGACTTCTACCTCGCGCTCTCGGCGAGCTACGGCGAAACGGGACTCAGGGTGGCCCGGGCGTTGGAGGCGGACGATGCACGCGGTGCCCTGGTCGACATCCTCCTCGAGACCCTGGGCGAGAGCGAGGAGTGGCCGTCGCTGCTGGCACTGTGGGGACGCCGTCTTGTCGGAGACACCCTGCTGATCGCACGCGCGGCGCTGAAGGGCACGGAGAACACGACGGCGATGCAGGAGACCGTGGAGCCGGTGTTCACCGAACTGATGGCCGCGCACGCGCGCCGGATGGAGTCGCTCGGCCTGTCGTCCTGA
- a CDS encoding DEAD/DEAH box helicase, translating into MTTFAELGVDQDIVDVLAARGIADAFPIQEQTIPLSLPGQDIIGQAKTGTGKTFGFGIPVVQRLGASPDPGVKALIVVPTRELAVQVYEDMDLLTSGRSTSVVAIYGGKAYEGQIDQLKAGAQIVVGTPGRLIDLANQRLLDLSHATEVVLDEADKMLDLGFLPDIDKIFSKVPAVRHTQLFSATMPGPIVALARRFMSNPIHIRANDPDEGLTQANIRHLVYRAHSLDKDEIIARILQAEGRGKTVVFTRTKRAAQRLVDELNDRGFNAGAVHGDMSQESRERSMAAFKAGKKDVLIATDVAARGIDVDDVTHVINHTIPDDEKTYLHRAGRTGRAGRTGIAVTFVDWEDLHKWALINRALEFGQPDPVETYSSSPHLFADLDIPEGTKGRLRKAPATATVTTVSGDAPAADAAPRKRRRRRTGAGADPSAAPAASGSDAARTDGGGTHDGGGAEHHDGKPAAARRRRRRRGPRPDASAPSA; encoded by the coding sequence GTGACGACCTTCGCCGAGCTCGGCGTCGACCAGGACATCGTCGACGTTCTCGCCGCTCGCGGCATCGCCGACGCGTTCCCCATCCAAGAGCAGACCATTCCGCTCTCCCTGCCCGGGCAGGACATCATCGGCCAGGCCAAGACCGGTACCGGCAAGACCTTCGGCTTCGGCATCCCGGTGGTGCAGCGTCTCGGCGCCTCGCCGGATCCGGGCGTGAAGGCGCTCATCGTGGTTCCCACCCGCGAGCTCGCTGTGCAGGTCTACGAAGACATGGACCTGCTGACCTCCGGTCGCAGCACCAGCGTCGTCGCCATCTACGGCGGCAAGGCCTACGAGGGCCAGATCGACCAGCTCAAGGCCGGCGCCCAGATCGTCGTCGGCACGCCGGGCCGTCTCATCGACCTCGCGAACCAGCGCCTGCTCGACCTCTCCCACGCGACAGAGGTCGTCCTGGACGAGGCCGACAAGATGCTCGATCTCGGCTTCCTTCCCGACATCGACAAGATCTTCTCGAAGGTTCCCGCGGTGCGGCACACGCAGCTGTTCTCGGCGACGATGCCGGGGCCGATCGTCGCACTCGCGCGACGCTTCATGTCGAACCCCATCCACATCCGTGCCAACGACCCGGATGAGGGGCTGACGCAGGCCAACATCCGTCATCTGGTCTACCGCGCCCACAGCCTGGACAAGGACGAGATCATCGCCCGCATCCTGCAGGCCGAAGGTCGCGGCAAGACCGTCGTGTTCACGCGCACCAAGCGCGCGGCGCAGCGACTGGTCGACGAGCTCAACGACCGCGGCTTCAACGCCGGCGCTGTGCACGGCGATATGAGCCAGGAGTCGCGCGAACGGTCCATGGCGGCGTTCAAGGCGGGCAAGAAGGACGTCCTGATCGCGACGGATGTGGCGGCGCGAGGCATCGACGTCGACGACGTCACCCACGTCATCAATCACACCATTCCGGACGACGAGAAGACCTACCTGCACCGCGCCGGCCGCACCGGCCGCGCGGGACGCACCGGCATCGCGGTGACCTTCGTCGACTGGGAGGACCTGCACAAGTGGGCCCTCATCAATCGCGCACTCGAGTTCGGCCAGCCCGACCCCGTCGAGACCTACTCGTCGAGCCCGCACCTGTTCGCCGACCTGGACATTCCCGAGGGCACGAAGGGACGCCTGCGCAAGGCTCCCGCCACGGCGACCGTCACGACCGTGTCCGGTGACGCGCCTGCCGCAGACGCGGCGCCCCGCAAGCGCCGGCGTCGGCGCACGGGCGCCGGCGCCGACCCGTCCGCAGCACCCGCCGCATCCGGATCGGATGCCGCGCGCACCGACGGCGGCGGCACGCACGACGGCGGCGGCGCCGAGCACCACGACGGCAAGCCCGCGGCCGCACGGCGCCGCCGGCGTCGGCGCGGTCCCCGCCCCGACGCGTCCGCTCCGTCGGCCTGA
- a CDS encoding PHP domain-containing protein, which yields MSADGRVSTPADLHLHSTRSDGTESPAEVMRQTHAAGLATVSLTDHDTTAGWGEAAEEAVRLGMTFLPGMEMSARQGWRSVHVLAYLFDPTDSALTAELARIRDDRIGRAERIVASLARDYDLTWADVLAQTGADATVGRPHIADALVARGIVADRGAAFDGVLHPRAGYYEPHYAPDPVTAVDLVVAAGGVPIIAHPTPHGRDRMLPMPVIDELIAHGLGGFEIEHRENTSDGKAVLRRVATQNGLIVTGSSDYHGAGKPNRPGENTTSGEMLARIIARARGSAPIHP from the coding sequence ATGAGTGCAGACGGCCGCGTATCGACGCCCGCCGACCTGCATCTGCATTCCACGCGCTCGGACGGCACCGAGTCGCCCGCCGAGGTCATGCGCCAGACACATGCGGCTGGGCTGGCCACCGTCTCGCTCACCGACCACGACACGACCGCGGGCTGGGGCGAGGCGGCCGAGGAAGCCGTGCGACTGGGCATGACGTTCCTGCCGGGGATGGAGATGAGCGCGCGTCAGGGGTGGCGCAGCGTCCACGTCCTCGCGTACCTGTTCGACCCCACCGACAGTGCTCTGACGGCGGAGCTGGCCCGCATCCGCGACGACCGCATCGGTCGCGCGGAGCGCATCGTCGCCAGCCTCGCGCGTGACTACGACCTCACCTGGGCGGACGTGCTCGCTCAGACCGGCGCCGACGCGACCGTGGGGCGTCCCCACATCGCCGATGCTCTCGTCGCGCGCGGCATCGTCGCCGACCGCGGTGCTGCGTTCGACGGGGTGCTGCATCCGCGCGCGGGCTACTACGAGCCCCACTACGCGCCCGACCCGGTCACCGCCGTCGACCTCGTGGTCGCCGCCGGCGGCGTGCCGATCATCGCCCACCCCACGCCTCATGGCCGCGACCGGATGCTGCCGATGCCCGTGATCGACGAGCTCATCGCGCATGGACTAGGCGGTTTCGAGATCGAACACCGTGAGAACACGTCCGACGGCAAGGCGGTACTGCGCCGCGTCGCCACGCAGAACGGTCTCATCGTCACCGGTTCGAGCGACTATCACGGCGCGGGCAAGCCCAATCGCCCGGGTGAGAACACCACGTCGGGCGAGATGCTCGCACGGATCATCGCCCGTGCACGCGGCAGCGCGCCGATCCACCCCTGA
- a CDS encoding endonuclease/exonuclease/phosphatase family protein — MSRLLGILLSLLCAIAAAVLTWPEFFRLSRTFPLAQIVSFRSLVAVAFAALAVVALLLSVARPVRRIALPMALVALLAVGANAAIIVSRGTGTTALPAKTENSIRVMTWNTAGDATSPQTIAQTAIAMGADIVSLPETTIETGAEVAVAMRDLGSPMWAHHTEYGTDGWAADSTTLLISPSLGTYSVIASSQEGTSTVPSAVAMPTDGNGPTVVAAHAVAPREDQMEHWRHDLQWLADQCAGGDVIMAGDFNATLDHMSGLGTDGGTLGACRDAASQTGNGAVGTWPTDLPALAGAPIDHVLATPQWTPTGSVVLSGMDDAGSDHRPLVVQYERTG; from the coding sequence GTGTCACGTCTGCTGGGAATCCTGCTGAGCCTGCTCTGCGCGATCGCGGCGGCCGTGCTCACCTGGCCGGAGTTCTTCCGCCTCTCGCGGACCTTTCCGCTCGCCCAGATCGTGTCGTTCCGCTCTCTGGTCGCCGTGGCGTTCGCGGCTCTCGCCGTCGTCGCGCTGCTGCTGTCGGTGGCCCGCCCGGTGCGCCGTATCGCGCTTCCCATGGCCCTCGTCGCCCTCCTCGCCGTCGGCGCCAATGCGGCGATCATCGTCTCGCGCGGCACCGGTACCACGGCACTGCCCGCGAAGACCGAGAACAGCATCCGGGTCATGACGTGGAACACGGCGGGCGACGCCACCTCACCCCAGACGATCGCGCAGACGGCCATCGCCATGGGTGCCGACATCGTGAGCCTGCCCGAGACCACGATCGAGACCGGTGCGGAGGTCGCGGTCGCGATGCGTGATCTCGGCAGTCCGATGTGGGCGCACCACACCGAGTACGGGACCGACGGATGGGCGGCGGATTCGACCACGCTGCTCATCAGCCCTTCGCTCGGCACCTACTCGGTCATCGCCTCTTCGCAGGAGGGGACCAGCACCGTGCCCAGCGCCGTCGCGATGCCGACCGACGGCAACGGCCCCACGGTCGTGGCCGCTCACGCCGTGGCACCTCGCGAGGACCAGATGGAGCATTGGCGCCACGACCTGCAGTGGCTCGCCGATCAGTGCGCGGGCGGGGACGTCATCATGGCGGGCGACTTCAACGCGACGCTGGACCACATGTCGGGCCTGGGAACCGATGGCGGAACACTCGGCGCCTGCCGGGATGCGGCGTCGCAGACCGGCAACGGTGCTGTCGGCACCTGGCCCACCGATCTCCCGGCCCTCGCCGGCGCGCCGATCGACCACGTGCTGGCCACACCGCAGTGGACGCCCACGGGCTCTGTCGTGCTGAGCGGGATGGACGACGCCGGCAGCGACCACCGGCCGCTCGTCGTGCAGTACGAGCGCACCGGCTGA